One Fusarium musae strain F31 chromosome 6, whole genome shotgun sequence DNA segment encodes these proteins:
- a CDS encoding hypothetical protein (EggNog:ENOG41) translates to METSNTTAKADLELQAKVSGTEFIDAKSHAVETDRQAEHELTLKQCFKQHPAVVWWCFYWAIAAIGWGFDAQINGAMISVAAFRRDFGYVENGEAILPADWQTAFNCITSVGGFFGGFLCSWICDYVGRKNSLAIGLVFSTGGTIGECMSNTRVAFLMSKLLMGFGLGFFLTLAPLATSEIAPVVLRGIATAGVNLGIAIGQLVSNGVVKAFGERTDHWAWRGALATQGIFIVILAVGLPFAPETPWYLVRMGKIEEAKKSLIQLFGSGVDIDAKLATIKETIAEEQTASAEEASWIQCFKGTDLIRTMISMGVFVCQHFVGIIFVLGYSTYFFQLAGLETSRSFDLGVGVTACGVLGNICSWFVVNSFGRRKIFLSGMGALTLLLFLIGIMDVVPTSAAKWVQAACTVIYAYVYFATVGAMAFAVLGETASLSLKAKTMALATATQSVMGLAMNFAIPYMVNPDEGNLKGKVGFIFGGLGLTGFIWSWVYVPELKGRRYDEIDHMFHNKVSPRQMGTYKM, encoded by the exons ATGGAGACGTCGAATACTACCGCCAAAGCAGATCTTGAACTCCAAGCCAAGGTGTCTGGGACTGAGTTCATTGACGCCAAGAGTCATGCTGTCGAGACAGATCGTCAGGCTGAGCATGAGTTGACGCTCAAGCAATGCTTCAAACAACATCCCGCTGTTGTTTGGTGGTGCTTCTACTGGGCAATCGCAGCTATAGGCTG GGGCTTCGACGCTCAAATCAACGGCGCCATGATCTCCGTCGCCGCCTTCCGACGTGACTTTGG ATACGTCGAAAACGGTGAAGCTATCCTCCCCGCCGACTGGCAGACAGCCTTCAACTGCATCACCTCCGTCGGCGGCTTCTTCGGCGGCTTCTTGTGCTCCTGGATCTGCGACTACGTCGGCCGAAAGAACTCCCTCGCCATCGGCCTTGTCTTCTCAACGGGCGGTACGATCGGAGAGTGCATGTCCAACACCAGAGTCGCATTCCTCATGTCCAAGCTCCTCATGGGCTTTGGACTTGGTTTCTTCCTGACGCTTGCACCGTTGGCGACGTCTGAGATCGCACCGGTTGTGCTTCGTGGTATTGCTACTGCGGGCGTTAACCTTGGAATTGCTATCGGCCAGTTGGTGTCGAATGGTGTGGTTAAGGCTTTCGGCGAGAGGACAGATCATTGGGCTTGGAGGGGTGCGCTGGCTACGCAGGGCATTTTCATTGTTATCCTTGCTGTTGGTCTGCCATTCGCTCCTGAGACCCCATGGTATCTTGTTCGAATGGGTAAGattgaggaggccaagaagtcACTCATTCAGCTTTTTGGATCTGGTGTCGACATTGACGCCAAGCTGGCTACTATCAAGGAAACCATCGCTGAGGAACAAACTGCTTCTGCTGAGGAAGCATCATGGATCCAGTGCTTCAAGGGAACAGACCTCATCCGAACCATGATCAGCATGGGAGTCTTTGTCTGCCAACACTTTGTTGGAATCATCTTTGTTCTCGGTTACTCAACCTACTTCTTTCAACTTGCTGGTCTCGAGACCTCTCGCAGCTTCGATCTCGGCGTCGGCGTCACAGCATGCGGTGTTCTCGGCAACATCTGCAGTTGGTTCGTCGTCAACTCCTTCGGCCGCCGTAAGATCTTCCTCTCCGGCATGGGAGCTCTGACACTCCTCCTGTTCCTCATAGGTATCATGGATGTAGTCCCTACGTCAGCTGCCAAGTGGGTGCAAGCCGCATGCACAGTCATCTACGCCTACGTCTACTTCGCCACTGTCGGAGCTATGGCTTTTGCCGTTCTAGGTGAGACGGCCTCGCTCagcctcaaggccaagacaatGGCGCTCGCTACTGCCACACAGTCTGTCATGGGGCTCGCTATGAACTTTGCCATTCCGTACATGGTCAATCCTGATGAGGGTaatctcaagggcaaggttgGGTTCATCTTTGGTGGTCTGGGCCTGACTGGCTTTATCTGGAGTTGGGTTTATGTTCCGGAGCTCAAGGGGCGACGATATGACGAGATTGACCACATGTTCCATAACAAGGTCAGCCCTCGACAGATGGGAACCTACAAGATGTAA
- a CDS encoding hypothetical protein (CAZy:GH5), translating into MVATADSSGSYEAIPKTSPQKPSTCKMLHTEGSRIVDPSGNTVILKGAAIGGMLNMENFITGYAGHEHQHRQQMAEVMGEEKANFFFDRLLYHFFTDSDAAYFASLGLNCIRIPFNYRHFIDDMDPDNLKKSGFDWLDRCVDICGRHNLYAVLDLHAVPGGQNQDWHSDSGLSRAAFWDFKDHQDRAIQLWKALAAHYKGNPVIAGYNLLNEPADETKTSSGHYGAKLIKWYERTEKEVRAIDPDHMIFIDGNTYAMDFRAFPENPLPNAVYACHDYSLYGFPLPEQYEGTDEQNTKLRNSFERKVQFMREKNVPIWNGEFGPVYQNEYKEGDDAIKTNAKRFNLLQEQLAIYRETDVSWSIWLYKDVGYQGMVHVDPESPYMRLIAPFIAKKQRLGLDFWGVVNKDGVKHLYEPFLQGLKEEVLEKYRDTKYPKIWTFERQFERVIRECLMSEYVGWELAELFRDKSKEELEELASSFSFEKCIKRDTLVGILSHDSMISGAKK; encoded by the coding sequence ATGGTCGCAACAGCAGATAGCTCCGGCTCCTACGAGGCCATACCCAAAACCAGCCCTCAAAAACCATCAACATGTAAAATGCTTCATACAGAGGGCAGTCGCATCGTCGACCCCTCCGGCAACACCGTCATTCTCAAGGGCGCTGCCATCGGCGGCATGCTCAACATGGAGAACTTCATCACCGGCTACGCAGGCCACGAACACCAACACAGACAACAAATGGCTGAAGTCATGGgtgaagaaaaagcaaacttcttctttgacagACTTTTATACCATTTCTTCACAGACTCTGATGCCGCTTACTTTGCGTCGTTGGGCCTGAACTGTATCCGCATCCCATTCAATTATCGTCATTTTATCGATGATATGGATCCTGATAACTTGAAGAAATCTGGATTTGATTGGCTAGATCGCTGTGTGGATATTTGTGGGAGACATAACCTCTACGCTGTCCTTGATCTACATGCCGTTCCTGGGGGTCAGAACCAAGATTGGCATAGTGATTCTGGACTTTCACGGGCAGCGTTCTGGGACTTTAAGGACCATCAAGACAGAGCTATCCAACTATGGAAAGCTCTCGCAGCTCACTACAAGGGTAACCCTGTCATCGCAGGCTACAACCTCCTCAACGAACCCGCCGACGAAACCAAGACCTCATCCGGCCACTACGGCGCCAAGCTCATAAAATGGTACGAACGCACCGAGAAGGAAGTCCGTGCCATCGATCCCGATCACATGATCTTTATCGACGGAAACACCTACGCAATGGACTTCCGCGCCTTTCCGGAAAACCCTCTTCCCAACGCTGTGTACGCCTGTCACGATTACAGCCTCTACGGGTTTCCTCTTCCGGAGCAGTACGAGGGTACAGATGAGCAGAATACTAAGCTGAGGAATAGCTTTGAGCGAAAGGTGCAGTTCATGAGGGAGAAGAACGTGCCGATTTGGAATGGAGAATTTGGCCCTGTTTATCAGAATGAGTATAAGGAGGGTGATGATGCTATCAAGACCAACGCCAAGCGCTTTAACTTGCTACAAGAGCAGTTGGCGATTTACAGAGAAACAGACGTTAGCTGGTCTATTTGGCTGTACAAAGACGTCGGCTATCAAGGCATGGTTCACGTCGATCCCGAGTCCCCCTACATGCGCCTCATCGCGCCCTTCATCGCCAAGAAACAACGTTTGGGTCTTGATTTCTGGGGCGTTGTGAACAAAGACGGCGTCAAACATCTTTACGAACCATTTCTCCAAGGGTTAAAGGAGGAAGTGCTGGAGAAGTACAGAGACACGAAATATCCCAAGATTTGGACTTTTGAAAGGCAGTTCGAGCGGGTTATTAGGGAGTGTTTGATGAGTGAGTATGTGGGATGGGAGTTGGCGGAGCTGTTTAGGGATAAGAGTAAAGAGGAGTTGGAGGAACTTGCGAGTAGTTTTTCGTTTGAGAAGTGTATTAAGAGGGATACGCTTGTGGGAATCTTGAGTCATGATTCGATGATTTCGGGTGCGAAGAAGTAG
- a CDS encoding hypothetical protein (EggNog:ENOG41) — MRVKIIGGKNNFWLWTKKDGFDLTHPPAPDSPPIYPRITLNTRAEKATIDPAKTALVVVDMQNYFLSPLLGRPPKSPGLEIVNKLVKQVIPVCRRAGIPVVWLGWGIKDSDLDDMPPSIARGFDFPLDKNFVKPTFLGGIGAEIGKVKCEDGTLIDAGRVMMRDQWNTELHHSLKRIAEPQDMFINKNRLSGFWGGTGIEDTLRKRGVATLLFAGENTDQCVSETIRDAYTKGWDCLMLSDACATTSPEFAKKCTEYNCEGGWGFVLSCEDLADGVDAMDQGV; from the coding sequence atgagagTCAAGATTATCGGCGGTAAAAACAACTTCTGGCTCTGGACCAAGAAAGATGGCTTCGATCTTACCCATCCACCAGCTCCAGATTCACCACCGATCTACCCCCGAATCACTCTGAACACACGCGCTGAGAAAGCCACCATCGACCCTGCAAAAACTGCTCTTGTCGTCGTTGACATGCAGAACTATTTCTTGTCGCCCCTTCTCGGCCGTCCTCCCAAAAGCCCTGGCCTAGAGATCGTCAACAAACTCGTCAAACAGGTCATTCCTGTGTGTCGCAGGGCTGGCATACCAGTTGTGTGGCTGGGCTGGGGCATTAAAGACAGCGACCTAGACGACATGCCTCCGAGCATCGCAAGGGGATTCGACTTTCCTCTCGATAAGAACTTTGTCAAACCCACATTCCTGGGAGGTATCGGAGCTGAGATCGGAAAAGTCAAGTGTGAAGACGGAACACTCATCGACGCGGGTAGAGTCATGATGCGAGATCAGTGGAACACCGAGTTACATCACAGTCTGAAGCGAATCGCAGAACCACAAGACATGTTCATCAACAAGAATCGACTTTCTGGTTTCTGGGGAGGAACTGGTATTGAAGACACACTACGTAAGCGAGGCGTTGCAACGTTGCTGTTTGCGGGGGAGAATACGGATCAGTGCGTCTCTGAGACTATTCGAGACGCTTACACTAAGGGCTGGGATTGTTTAATGCTCAGTGATGCTTGTGCAACAACGAGTCCTGAGTTTGCCAAGAAGTGCACTGAGTATAACTGTGAAGGAGGCTGGGGCTTTGTGTTGAGTTGCGAGGACTTGGCTGATGGGGTGGATGCTATGGATCAAGGAGTCTAG
- a CDS encoding hypothetical protein (EggNog:ENOG41) codes for MSHSQSETLANQHGESEASSLLAPAANTSDSSDTSSETSSDSDSTILTKLQDFYSRNIGLFYVLVAQLFASIIIFVRMLATALIGSVYMWCKNVPNFPLGPKEVRDSLSYLDISDATVITFLVPTLTAFIAWVALREPFTVKEATAGFIAFAGVLFVARPAFLFPESWRTLSELESRAVDSDFTTDGGILPPVKATPQERTIAILCAIFGSFAAATAYATIRVIGKRAHSLVSVNYFAVLATVSSFLIIMIHPDLQFEIPKTVAEWCLLLSIGISGFLLQLLLTEGLQREKAGRATNLIYVQMVFALIIERIVWGTTPPITSFIGSALIIGSAIWVSLQKKAPAEPRPVLDEERRQQ; via the exons ATGTCTCATTCTCAGAGCGAAACGCTGGCCAATCAACATGGAGAGTCAGAGGCTTCATCTCTACTGGCCCCAGCCGCCAACACCTCAGACTCCTCCGATACATCCTCCGAAACAAGCTCAGACTCCGACTCAACAATCTTAACAAAACTTCAAGACTTCTACTCCCGAAACATCGGCCTATTCTATGTCCTAGTCGCCCAACTATTCGCTTCAATA ATCATTTTTGTGAGAATGCTGGCTACAGCGCTGATTGGCTCTGTGTACATGTGGTGTAAAAACGTGCCGAATTTTCCGCTGGGGCCGAAGGAGGTTAGGG ATTCGCTGTCGTATCTTGATATTTCTGATGCGACGGTTATTACTTTCCTTGTCCCGACTCTTACTGCGTTTATTGCATGGGTTGCTCTACGC GAACCATTCACTGTCAAAGAAGCCACTGCTGGGTTTATCGCCTTCGCAGGCGTCCTCTTCGTCGCCCGCCCGGCCTTCCTCTTCCCCGAAAGCTGGCGAACATTATCGGAGTTGGAGTCTCGCGCTGTTGACTCGGACTTCACTACTGATGGTGGTATTTTACCACCGGTAAAGGCGACACCGCAAGAACGCACCATCGCTATTCTCTGTGCCATCTTCGGTTCCTTTGCAGCGGCGACGGCGTATGCGACTATTCGCGTGATCGGAAAGCGGGCCCATTCGCTTGTCAGTGTCAATTACTTCGCTGTCCTTGCCACTGTCAGCTcgttcctcatcatcatgattcACCCTGATCTTCAATTCGAGATCCCAAAGACTGTGGCTGAATG GTGTTTACTCCTCTCGATCGGCATCTCAGGCTTTTtgctccagctcctcctcacCGAGGGTCTTCAGAGGGAGAAGGCTGGTCGAGCCACCAATCTAATC TACGTCCAGATGGTCTTCGCGCTCATTATCGAGCGAATTGTCTGGGGAACTACACCTCCAATCACCAGTTTCATTGGCAGTGCTTTGATCATTGGTTCAGCTATCTGGGTCAGCCTACAGAAGAAAGCTCCTGCTGAACCAAGACCAGTCCTCGACGAGGAGAGAAGACAGCAATAG